The following nucleotide sequence is from Chloracidobacterium validum.
GGACCCACTGGCGTGGCGGCAGCGCAGGCGGCTGCGCCGCTCGAACGTGGCAGCGCCTACTTCGTGAGCAACGACTTGGTGGTTATTGCCAGTTCCCAAGCCTATGCGGAACAGCTCAAGGCACGCTTGGCCGCTTCGTCTCCGGCAGGTGCCGGAGCGTTGCCGGCTCCCTATCGGCAGGCCATTGTTCGCCTGCCGGATTTGTCGCCAGGCTACCAACAAGCCATGCGAATGATCGGATTTCGGGGCGCTTCGCCCCTGATGCCGCTTGAAGAAGAACCGATGGATGAGTCCGTCGCGTTCTTTGGTCAGAATGTATCTTCTTTGCTCACGGTGACGGAGGAATTCAACACGCTGACGGTTGAGTCAGCGGCTACCGATGGCCGCTTGGTCGAGCGCATTCACTATGGACGCCGAACAATGTCACCCCGGACTGGCGAATAGGGTCAACGGGGCGGCGGGGTGCGCAGCAAGGCAAGGATGCTTTCCAATCCGGCGCGGACTTGATGGAGCGTCGCCAGGGCCTTGTCAACCTGGGACGCATCCGCAGGCGATAACTCAGCCGGGGTTTCCGTGGTCGTTTCCACAAGGGACGACTCCACTGGTTGGGTAACGGAAAGTGAAGCGGCCGGTGAAGGGTCGGCCGGACGCTCGATGGATACGACCTTGAACCGACTACTAGCCGAGCGTTCAGCGGAAAGTCGCTTCTTGGCGCCGGCGATGGTGAAACCTTCATCCTCGCGCAACGACTTGATGCGGAGGGCAATCTCGACATCCTTACGCCGATAGATTCGCTGCCCAGCCGAACTTTTCTGGGGCGCGAGCTGCGGAAACTCTTGCTCCCAGTAACGCAACACGTGCGGCTCGACACCGACAATCTCGCACACTTCACCAATTTTGAAGTACAGCTTGTCGGGGATAGAAACCTTGCCGCGCGGCGTCTCGACGGTATGCGCGGTTTTCCGCCCCTCAGATGAATACGCCATAAACTAACCTCTTGGCGCGCGAACACGTGAGATGGAAGCACAGTTATGCGTAAACGTAACCGAATGTTAGGCTTCATCTCCTTGTCCGTCAACGATTTCAATCATGATCCC
It contains:
- a CDS encoding MerR family transcriptional regulator, which translates into the protein MAYSSEGRKTAHTVETPRGKVSIPDKLYFKIGEVCEIVGVEPHVLRYWEQEFPQLAPQKSSAGQRIYRRKDVEIALRIKSLREDEGFTIAGAKKRLSAERSASSRFKVVSIERPADPSPAASLSVTQPVESSLVETTTETPAELSPADASQVDKALATLHQVRAGLESILALLRTPPPR